The Flavobacterium marginilacus genome window below encodes:
- the hisG gene encoding ATP phosphoribosyltransferase, whose translation MSTLKIAIQKSGRLNEESIQILKDCGISIDNGNDQLKAEATNFPLEVLFLRNSDIPQYLIDGVVDAAIVGDNLLVEKGKGIEVAQKLGFSKCRVSVAVPKTFEYNSIKDLDGLRIATSYPNTVVDYFASFGMTVDIHQISGSVEIAPNIGLADAIVDIVSSGSTLFKNNLKEVEVILKSEAVLAVSPKINPENQKLIDTLKFRIESVLRARKSRYILMNVPNDKIDEVGKILPVLRSLTVLPLAQEGWSSVHSVIDKDTFWEVIDKLKDAGAEGILVCPIEKMVL comes from the coding sequence ATGAGTACACTTAAAATTGCAATTCAAAAATCGGGACGTTTAAACGAAGAAAGCATCCAAATCCTAAAAGACTGCGGTATTTCAATAGACAACGGAAACGACCAGTTAAAAGCCGAAGCAACTAACTTCCCCTTAGAAGTTTTATTTCTTAGAAATTCTGACATCCCGCAATACTTAATTGACGGTGTTGTTGATGCAGCTATCGTGGGAGATAATCTTTTGGTAGAAAAAGGAAAAGGGATTGAAGTAGCCCAAAAATTAGGTTTTTCAAAATGCAGAGTCTCTGTTGCAGTTCCCAAAACCTTCGAATACAATTCTATAAAAGATTTAGACGGACTAAGAATCGCTACATCTTACCCTAATACAGTTGTTGACTATTTTGCTTCCTTTGGAATGACGGTTGATATTCACCAAATTTCAGGATCAGTTGAAATTGCACCAAATATTGGCCTTGCCGATGCTATTGTAGATATCGTTTCAAGCGGAAGCACTTTATTCAAAAACAACTTGAAAGAAGTTGAAGTTATCCTGAAAAGTGAAGCGGTTTTGGCAGTTTCTCCAAAAATAAACCCAGAAAACCAAAAGTTAATCGACACTCTGAAATTCCGAATCGAATCGGTTTTGAGAGCCAGAAAATCGAGGTATATTTTGATGAATGTGCCAAACGACAAAATTGATGAAGTTGGAAAGATTCTTCCAGTGTTACGAAGCTTAACTGTTCTGCCTTTGGCGCAGGAAGGATGGAGCAGCGTACACTCGGTGATTGACAAAGATACTTTCTGGGAAGTAATCGACAAATTGAAGGATGCCGGTGCCGAAGGAATTTTAGTTTGTCCTATTGAAAAAATGGTACTTTAA
- the hisD gene encoding histidinol dehydrogenase, whose protein sequence is MNKIYNPKPETWSSILERPTKTVDDIEATVKGIFKEVQSKGDFAVAKYTSLFDGASVPELEVSQTEIATAIATISKELKEAIQLAKSNIEKFHLAQKTNRIEVETIEGVNCWQEKRPIQKIGLYIPGGTAPLFSTVLMLAVPANLAGCSEIVLCSPPDKNGNINPAILYAAYLCGVTKILKVGGIQAIAGMTFGTVSIPKVYKIFGPGNQFVTVAKQLATQFGVAIDMPAGPSELLIVADDSAVPAFVASDLLSQAEHGTDSQVILVSTSKTLIDEVEKEVQSQMDVLPRKAIAEKAIANSKLIFVENDAIALELINEYGPEHFIICTKEEAFYVDNIANAGSVFIGNYTPESAGDYASGTNHTLPTNGYAKNYSGVNLDSFTKSMTFQKISEKGIQNIGKAIEIMAEAEGLQAHKNAVTLRLKNLK, encoded by the coding sequence ATGAATAAAATATACAATCCAAAACCAGAAACCTGGTCCTCAATTTTAGAAAGACCAACTAAAACAGTTGACGATATAGAAGCAACGGTGAAAGGAATTTTCAAAGAAGTGCAGTCAAAAGGAGATTTTGCAGTAGCAAAATACACTTCACTTTTTGACGGAGCTTCAGTTCCTGAACTGGAAGTTTCACAAACCGAAATAGCCACGGCAATCGCAACTATTTCAAAAGAATTAAAAGAAGCCATCCAATTGGCAAAATCAAATATTGAAAAATTCCACTTAGCCCAAAAAACAAATCGCATTGAAGTTGAAACCATCGAAGGCGTAAACTGCTGGCAGGAAAAAAGACCTATTCAAAAAATCGGTTTGTATATTCCGGGCGGAACCGCTCCTTTGTTTTCGACTGTGCTAATGCTGGCAGTTCCAGCAAATCTTGCAGGATGCAGCGAAATCGTACTATGTTCGCCTCCTGACAAAAACGGAAACATCAATCCTGCCATTTTATATGCCGCTTATTTATGCGGTGTGACCAAAATCCTGAAAGTGGGAGGGATTCAGGCGATTGCCGGAATGACTTTTGGAACTGTTAGTATTCCAAAAGTGTATAAAATATTCGGACCGGGAAATCAGTTTGTAACTGTTGCTAAGCAATTAGCAACTCAATTTGGCGTTGCAATCGATATGCCGGCAGGACCATCTGAATTATTGATTGTAGCCGATGACAGTGCCGTTCCTGCATTCGTTGCATCCGACTTACTTTCTCAGGCCGAACACGGAACTGACAGTCAGGTGATTTTGGTTTCCACTTCAAAAACATTGATCGATGAGGTTGAAAAAGAAGTACAATCTCAAATGGATGTTTTACCACGAAAAGCTATCGCAGAAAAGGCTATTGCAAATTCCAAATTAATTTTTGTTGAAAATGATGCCATCGCTTTAGAATTAATCAATGAATACGGCCCTGAACATTTTATTATTTGTACCAAAGAAGAAGCTTTCTATGTAGATAATATTGCAAACGCAGGTTCTGTTTTTATTGGGAACTACACTCCTGAAAGTGCAGGAGATTACGCATCGGGAACTAATCATACCTTGCCAACAAATGGTTATGCCAAAAATTACAGCGGTGTAAACCTTGATAGTTTTACCAAATCAATGACTTTCCAAAAAATATCCGAAAAAGGTATTCAAAACATTGGAAAAGCGATTGAAATAATGGCTGAAGCCGAGGGATTACAGGCGCATAAGAATGCAGTTACCTTGAGATTGAAGAATTTAAAATAG
- the hisC gene encoding histidinol-phosphate transaminase — protein sequence MTFDINTIVRENVKKLKPYSSARDEFEDFDTADMIFLDANENPYQNGVNRYPDPQQGNVKVVLGKMKNVNPKQILLGNGSDEVLDLLFRAFCEPKVDNVISLPPTYGMYGVLANINAVENREVLLSNDFQPQVEKILEAVDTNSKIIFLCSPNNPTGNSFSEESVRTLLESFNGFVVIDEAYIDFSDKEGWLKKLDQYPNLIITQTLSKAYGLAGIRLGVCYASTEVISVLNKIKPPYNVNELTQLRALERLSDEVKIASEITSIIAQRTELLSVLDEVSFVEKIYPTEANFILIKVDDANKRYDELIAKGIVIRNRTTQPLCENTLRLTIGTEEENKKLIEALQN from the coding sequence ATGACTTTCGATATAAACACTATAGTACGTGAAAACGTCAAGAAATTAAAGCCTTATTCTTCGGCTCGTGATGAGTTTGAAGATTTCGATACAGCTGATATGATTTTTTTGGATGCCAATGAAAATCCATATCAAAACGGCGTAAACCGCTATCCAGATCCACAGCAAGGCAATGTAAAAGTAGTTTTGGGGAAAATGAAAAACGTAAACCCAAAACAAATTCTGTTAGGAAACGGAAGCGATGAGGTTTTGGACTTATTATTCAGAGCTTTCTGTGAGCCAAAAGTTGACAACGTAATTTCGTTACCTCCAACTTACGGTATGTACGGTGTATTGGCCAACATCAATGCCGTTGAAAACAGAGAAGTATTGCTTTCGAATGATTTTCAGCCACAAGTGGAGAAAATTTTAGAAGCAGTTGATACTAATTCTAAAATCATCTTTTTGTGTTCGCCAAATAATCCTACTGGGAATTCTTTTTCAGAGGAAAGTGTTAGAACATTATTGGAAAGTTTCAATGGATTTGTCGTTATTGACGAAGCTTATATTGATTTTTCAGATAAAGAAGGCTGGTTGAAAAAATTAGATCAATATCCAAATTTAATTATTACACAGACTTTATCTAAAGCTTATGGTCTGGCAGGAATCCGTTTAGGAGTTTGCTATGCTTCTACAGAAGTAATTTCAGTTTTAAATAAAATCAAACCGCCTTATAACGTAAACGAATTGACACAGCTTCGTGCTTTGGAACGCTTGAGTGATGAAGTGAAAATTGCGAGTGAAATCACCTCAATTATAGCACAAAGAACAGAATTACTTTCAGTTTTAGATGAAGTATCTTTCGTAGAAAAAATCTATCCGACAGAGGCTAATTTTATCCTAATAAAAGTAGATGATGCCAACAAACGTTACGATGAATTAATTGCCAAAGGAATTGTGATTCGCAATAGAACGACTCAGCCACTGTGTGAAAATACCTTGCGTTTGACTATTGGAACTGAAGAAGAAAATAAAAAATTAATTGAAGCATTACAAAATTAA
- the hisB gene encoding bifunctional histidinol-phosphatase/imidazoleglycerol-phosphate dehydratase HisB produces MKKVLFIDRDGTIVLEPEGYQLDSLEKLEFYPKAFQYLAKIAKEMDYELVMVTNQDGLGTDSFPEDTFWPTQNFILRAFENEGVLFDDIFIDRSFPEDNAPTRKPRTGMLTKYIDNPNYDLANSFVLGDRITDVELAKNLGAKAIFLKSEDDLGIAEISSKKEELDEIIVLHSTDWKVIYEFLKLEARSASISRKTNETDIYINLNLDGTGKSKIETGIAFFDHMLDQIARHGQMDLEILVKGDLEVDEHHTIEDTAIALGEVFAKALGNKLGIERYGFCLPMDDCLSQVAIDFGGRNWLVWETEFKREMVGKMPTEMFYHFFKSFSDGAKANINIKAEGTNEHHKIEAIFKAFAKAIKVAVKRDTEKMILPSTKGML; encoded by the coding sequence ATGAAGAAAGTACTTTTTATAGATCGTGATGGAACGATTGTATTGGAACCGGAAGGATATCAATTAGACAGTTTAGAAAAACTGGAATTTTACCCAAAAGCATTTCAGTATTTGGCAAAAATCGCCAAAGAAATGGATTACGAATTGGTTATGGTTACCAATCAGGATGGACTGGGAACCGATAGTTTTCCGGAAGATACATTTTGGCCAACACAAAACTTTATTTTAAGAGCTTTTGAAAACGAAGGTGTTCTTTTTGATGATATTTTTATAGATCGTTCTTTCCCTGAAGACAATGCGCCAACGCGTAAGCCTCGCACAGGAATGCTTACCAAATACATTGATAATCCAAATTACGATTTGGCTAACTCATTTGTTTTAGGCGATCGCATTACCGATGTGGAATTGGCTAAAAACCTAGGCGCAAAAGCTATTTTCTTAAAATCGGAAGATGATTTGGGAATTGCTGAAATCTCAAGCAAAAAAGAAGAATTAGACGAAATCATTGTCTTGCATTCTACCGATTGGAAAGTGATTTACGAGTTTTTAAAACTAGAAGCGCGTTCGGCATCGATTTCAAGAAAAACAAACGAGACAGATATTTACATCAACCTGAACCTGGACGGAACAGGAAAAAGCAAAATCGAAACAGGAATTGCCTTTTTTGACCACATGCTTGACCAAATCGCACGCCACGGACAAATGGACTTGGAGATTTTGGTAAAAGGCGACCTTGAAGTTGATGAACACCATACGATAGAAGACACAGCAATTGCTTTGGGAGAAGTTTTTGCGAAAGCTTTAGGAAACAAATTAGGAATTGAGCGTTATGGCTTCTGTTTGCCAATGGATGATTGCTTATCACAAGTAGCAATTGATTTTGGCGGTAGAAACTGGCTAGTTTGGGAAACCGAATTCAAACGCGAAATGGTAGGTAAAATGCCAACGGAAATGTTTTATCATTTCTTTAAATCTTTCTCTGACGGAGCCAAAGCTAATATTAACATCAAAGCAGAGGGAACGAACGAACATCACAAAATAGAAGCTATTTTTAAGGCTTTTGCGAAAGCGATTAAAGTAGCCGTAAAACGTGATACCGAGAAAATGATTTTGCCTTCAACAAAAGGAATGCTTTAA